From the Quercus lobata isolate SW786 chromosome 6, ValleyOak3.0 Primary Assembly, whole genome shotgun sequence genome, one window contains:
- the LOC115994658 gene encoding ubiquitin carboxyl-terminal hydrolase 17-like — translation MLVSGILGFEIVLLTLIFFVGVLIRHKWKDAEAKKEEIMRLVAMASEEAAMAEVQATVQYGPVSVVGQYQCAVCYSPTTMRCSQCKLARYCSGKCQILHWRQGHKDECCPPIATIPFEEEGDFDGKSILEKQSEINDTKGPHSGFASPSASLSAGSSPSRAGSKRSIDSSQVIRSGTNDELEKPLSDDVATDMVGTTVSSNEMELTKVLSTRSTNVVNYVDSISCASKSSKKISGHIDESADFKSHFSKPAPVITNDVKPKNFGNSKPTTGSTSAGKLAADASKFRCSPSGSDSVADDGKDDSELFKRKEVKSLSSNAPNDRPSSAIGGQSISHPKSAKIEAYHALPAKVGSIPSLPQNVRNGLKTSVRKVVQQFKASKESKPNLLDHGNEIGGKNNCKIVFPYELFTKLYCDDKVELRPFGLTNCGNSCYANAVLQCLAYTRPLTTYLLQGLHSKSCRKKGWCFICEFECLIQKAKEGYSPLSPIGILSKIHKIGSHLGHGREEDAHEFLRYAVDTMQSVCLKGAGAEGPVAQETTLVGLTFGGYLRSKIKCMKCFAKSEQYERMMDLTVEIDGDIGTLEEALAQFTATEILDRENKYYCGRCKSYERAKKKLTILEAPNILTIVLKRFRSGNFEKLNKSIQFPEVLNMAPYISGINDNSPLYSLYAVVVHLDIMDAAYSGHYVCYVKNFNGEWFRIDDSTVEPVELERVLLEGAYMLLYARRYPRVCKGRSLKTQSVTHQKPARHNNQSFQPDDWRIHSMQRISAIDSSSESSSLFSCSDASSCSTASIKDSASTGDLSDYIFGEVGPSWYNNYGLSSDSVPSSSYEDFDADPEVDNYDWRQASRRNGLNGDGNSAILYTDTTRHRRKSCSQLGCSSTSRDTDFGQFAFANPSVVNSGVPLRRASGDRSAQTFY, via the exons ATGCTGGTCTCCGGAATCTTAGGGTTTGAGATCGTGCTCTTAACCCTAATCTTCTTTGTCGGTGTGCTGATTCGCCACAAGTGGAAGGATGCGGAAGCGAAGAAGGAGGAGATCATGAGGCTTGTGGCTATGGCCTCCGAAGAGGCCGCCATGGCCGAGGTCCAAGCTACTGTTCAGTACGGACCCGTTTCAGTCGTAGGGCAATACCAGTGTGCTGTGTGCTATAGTCCCACCACTATGCGCTGCTCTCAGTGCAAGCTCGCTAGATACTG tTCTGGCAAGTGCCAGATTTTGCACTGGAGACAAGGTCACAAAGATGAATGTTGTCCTCCAATTGCCACCATACCGTTTGAAGAGGAAGGTGACTTTGATGGGAAATCAATATTGGAAAAACAGTCTGAAATTAATG ATACCAAAGGACCACATTCTGGTTTCGCGTCTCCTAGTGCTTCATTGTCTGCTGGCTCCTCTCCATCTCGTGCTGGAAGTAAACGATCTATAGATTCCAGTCAGGTCATTAGGTCTGGCACTAATGATGAATTAGAGAAACCTCTTTCTGATGATGTTGCCACTGATATGGTTGGTACAACTGTTAGTTCTAATGAGATGGAACTAACTAAGGTGCTATCCACACGGTCTACTAATGTGGTAAATTATGTAGATAGTATTTCTTGTGCAAGTAAATCAAGTAAGAAGATATCTGGTCATATTGATGAAAGCGCTGACTTCAAATCACATTTTTCTAAGCCTGCTCCAGTTATAACTAATGATGTTAAGCCAAAAAATTTTGGCAATAGTAAGCCCACCACAGGATCCACTTCGGCTGGAAAATTAGCTGCAGATGCTTCTAAATTTAGGTGCTCACCATCGGGGTCGGATTCTGTAGCTGATGATGGGAAAGATGATTCTGAATTATTTAAGCGTAAAGAAGTGAAGTCTTTGTCTTCTAATGCTCCTAATGATCGTCCATCTTCAGCCATTGGAGGACAGTCAATTTCCCATCCCAAGTCTGCAAAAATTGAAGCTTATCATGCCTTACCTGCAAAAGTTGGTAGCATCCCAAGCTTGCCACAGAATGTTCGTAATGGCTTGAAAACATCTGTGCGAAAAGTTGTACAGCAGTTTAAAGCCTCCAAAGAGTCAAAGCCTAATCTTTTAGATCATGGCAACGAGATTGGTGGAAAGAACAATTGCAAG ATAGTCTTTCCATACGAACTTTTCACGAAACTTTACTGTGATGATAAGGTGGAACTACGTCCATTCGGCCTTACAAATTGTGGGAACAG cTGTTATGCTAATGCTGTGCTCCAATGCTTGGCATATACTCGGCCTCTTACTACTTATCTTCTTCAAGGGCTTCATTCTAAATCAT GCCGAAAGAAGGGATGGTGTTTTATTTGTGAGTTTGAATGTCTAATTCAGAAGGCAAAAGAAGGCTATTCCCCGTTGTCTCCCATTGGGATACTAtccaaaatacataaaattggAAGTCATCTTGGACATGGGAGGGAAGAAGATGCCCATGAATTTTTGAG GTATGCTGTTGATACAATGCAATCTGTCTGCCTTAAGGGAGCTGGGGCTGAGGGTCCAGTGGCACAAGAAACAACTTTAGTTGGCCTGACTTTTGGGGGTTACCTTCGATCTAAG ATAAAGTGCATGAAGTGCTTTGCCAAATCTGAGCAATATGAGCGGATGATGGATCTTACTGTTGAGATAGATGGGGACATTGGAACTCTTGAAGAGGCTCTTGCTCAATTTACAGCTACTGAAATCTTGGACCGAGAGAACAAGTACTATTGCGGCAG ATGTAAATCTTATGAGAGGGCCAAAAAGAAGTTGACAATATTGGAGGCGCCAAATATTTTAACGATTGTGTTGAAGCGATTTCGA TCTGGTAACTTTGAGAAGTTAAACAAATCAATTCAGTTTCCTGAGGTCCTCAACATGGCCCCGTATATAAGTGGAATAAATGATAATTCTCCTTTGTACAGTCTTTATGCAGTAGTGGTTCATTTGGATATCATGGATGCTGCATATTCGGGTCACTATGTGTGTTATGTAAAGAATTTCAATGGGGAGTGGTTCAGGATAGATGATAGCACA GTGGAACCTGTGGAATTGGAGAGGGTCTTGTTAGAGGGGGCGTACATGCTTCTCTACGCTAG GCGCTATCCACGAGTGTGTAAAGGCAGAAGTTTAAAGACACAGTCGGTAACACATCAGAAGCCTGCGAGACACAACAATCAATCATTCCAACCAGACGATTGGAGAATCCATTCGATGCAAAGAATTTCTGCTATTGATTCATCGAGCGAGAGTTCCTCCCTTTTCAGCTGCTCAGACGCAAGCTCTTGCAGCACAGCAAGCATCAAAGACTCTGCCAGCACAGGAGACTTGTCTGATTACATATTTGGTGAAGTGGGACCCAGTTGGTATAACAACTATGGGCTCTCATCAGACTCGGTTCCATCTTCCTCCTATGAAGACTTCGATGCAGATCCAGAAGTGGACAATTACGATTGGAGGCAAGCATCCCGACGGAACGGCTTGAATGGGGATGGAAACTCTGCAATTTTGTATACTGACACAACTAGACACCGTAGAAAGTCTTGCAGCCAGTTAGGTTGTAGTAGTACTAGTAGGGACACTGACTTTGGGCAATTTGCCTTTGCTAACCCTTCTGTTGTAAATTCTGGTGTACCATTGAGAAGAGCAAGTGGTGATAGATCAGCTCAAACGTTTTATTGA
- the LOC115993688 gene encoding uncharacterized protein LOC115993688 isoform X1 — protein sequence MPLLSISSITAPSYYYQYQKLNHRISASLVALVGAKRAMVTASSSSKGAGAFTTIKERVSFEKEIKKSKFIAIAGPISDEQSAFSFLSQVRDPRATHNCWAYKVGDQYRSNDDGEPSGTAGKPIHSAILSSEIDRVMVVVIRYFGGIKLGTGGLVRAYGGVTSECLRNAPTCVVKSKVPMGVEVPFDLLGILYHQTSNRIMILVKMASAWSLSKLILTGLRSWRRLSKPIVAEIWCFINTERLGHVLYVGVDIVNIIEPVIKAALSGAGMFNPFSPALLQ from the exons ATGCCACTACTATCAATTTCATCAATAACAGCACCCAGTTATTATTACCAGTACCAGAAGTTAAACCACCGTATCTCCGCCTCACTGGTGGCTCTGGTCGGAGCAAAGAGAGCGATGGTGACTGCGAGCAGTAGTAGCAAGGGTGCAGGTGCGTTCACGACCATCAAAGAGAGAGTAAGCTTCGAGAAGGAAATAAAGAAGAGCAAATTCATCGCCATCGCTGGCCCTATCTCCGACGAGCAATCCGCCTTCTCTTTCCTTTCCCAG GTCCGAGATCCTCGTGCTACTCACAACTGCTGGGCGTACAAG GTTGGAGATCAATATCGGTCTAATGATGATGGTGAACCGTCAGGTACAGCTGGCAAGCCAATACATTCTGCTATTCTTTCTTCCGAAATAGATAGAGTTATGGTGGTTGTGATCAG GTATTTTGGAGGCATCAAACTAGGCACTGGAGGATTGGTCAGGGCCTATGGAGGAGTTACATCAGAGTGCCTAAGAAATGCCCCAACTTGTGTTGTGAAATCTAAG GTTCCAATGGGTGTGGAGGTTCCATTTGATCTTTTGGGCATTCTATACCATCAG ACATCAAACAGGATTATGATACTGGTAAAGATGGCATCAGCATGGTCACTTTCAAAGTTGATTTTGACCGGGCTGAGAAGTTGGAGGAGGCTGTCAAAGCCAATTGTAGCCGAGATTTGGTGTTTTATAAACACTGAGAGACTTGGCCATGTCTTATATGTGGGTGTGGACATTGTGAACATTATTGAACCTGTCATCAAGGCAGCACTTTCAGGAGCTGGTATGTTCAACCCTTTTTCTCCTGCCTTGCTCCAATGA
- the LOC115993688 gene encoding uncharacterized protein LOC115993688 isoform X2 has translation MPLLSISSITAPSYYYQYQKLNHRISASLVALVGAKRAMVTASSSSKGAGAFTTIKERVSFEKEIKKSKFIAIAGPISDEQSAFSFLSQVRDPRATHNCWAYKVGDQYRSNDDGEPSGTAGKPIHSAILSSEIDRVMVVVIRYFGGIKLGTGGLVRAYGGVTSECLRNAPTCVVKSKVPMGVEVPFDLLGILYHQLQSFQIEDIKQDYDTGKDGISMVTFKVDFDRAEKLEEAVKANCSRDLVFYKH, from the exons ATGCCACTACTATCAATTTCATCAATAACAGCACCCAGTTATTATTACCAGTACCAGAAGTTAAACCACCGTATCTCCGCCTCACTGGTGGCTCTGGTCGGAGCAAAGAGAGCGATGGTGACTGCGAGCAGTAGTAGCAAGGGTGCAGGTGCGTTCACGACCATCAAAGAGAGAGTAAGCTTCGAGAAGGAAATAAAGAAGAGCAAATTCATCGCCATCGCTGGCCCTATCTCCGACGAGCAATCCGCCTTCTCTTTCCTTTCCCAG GTCCGAGATCCTCGTGCTACTCACAACTGCTGGGCGTACAAG GTTGGAGATCAATATCGGTCTAATGATGATGGTGAACCGTCAGGTACAGCTGGCAAGCCAATACATTCTGCTATTCTTTCTTCCGAAATAGATAGAGTTATGGTGGTTGTGATCAG GTATTTTGGAGGCATCAAACTAGGCACTGGAGGATTGGTCAGGGCCTATGGAGGAGTTACATCAGAGTGCCTAAGAAATGCCCCAACTTGTGTTGTGAAATCTAAG GTTCCAATGGGTGTGGAGGTTCCATTTGATCTTTTGGGCATTCTATACCATCAG TTACAATCTTTTCAAATTGAAGACATCAAACAGGATTATGATACTGGTAAAGATGGCATCAGCATGGTCACTTTCAAAGTTGATTTTGACCGGGCTGAGAAGTTGGAGGAGGCTGTCAAAGCCAATTGTAGCCGAGATTTGGTGTTTTATAAACACTGA